From Rhodoferax sp. AJA081-3, the proteins below share one genomic window:
- the mlaD gene encoding outer membrane lipid asymmetry maintenance protein MlaD — translation MQRSKNDVWVGLFVLIGAVAILFLALQAANLLSLNFQSTYAVTAKFDNVGGLKPKAAVRSGGVVVGRVESLVFDDKTFQARVTLALESRYAFPKDSSLKILTSGLLGEQYIGIEAGAADTNLVAGDTIGATQSAVVLENLISQFLYSKAADGTTSPGPEKK, via the coding sequence ATGCAGCGTTCCAAGAATGATGTCTGGGTGGGTTTGTTTGTGCTCATCGGGGCCGTGGCCATACTGTTCCTGGCCCTCCAGGCGGCCAACCTGTTGTCGTTGAATTTCCAGTCCACCTACGCGGTGACTGCCAAATTTGACAATGTGGGTGGACTCAAACCCAAAGCCGCGGTGCGCAGCGGCGGCGTGGTGGTGGGGCGCGTGGAGTCGCTGGTGTTTGACGACAAGACTTTCCAGGCCCGTGTCACTTTGGCTTTGGAAAGCCGCTATGCCTTTCCCAAGGATAGTTCCCTGAAAATTTTGACCAGCGGCCTGCTGGGTGAGCAGTACATCGGTATTGAGGCGGGCGCCGCCGACACCAATCTAGTGGCGGGCGACACCATCGGCGCGACCCAATCAGCGGTTGTGCTGGAAAATCTGATCAGTCAATTTTTGTACAGCAAGGCGGCTGACGGCACAACAAGCCCAGGGCCGGAGAAAAAATGA
- a CDS encoding phospholipid-binding protein MlaC, whose protein sequence is MLAATVVIAAALPGTAVFAQDEAPDALIKRLSTEVLDTIKNDKAIRAGDMAKVVALVDARIMPNVNFQRMTASAVGPAWRQATPEQQKRLQEEFKTLLVRTYAGALAQVSDQVISMKPLRMAAEDKEVLVRSEIKGGGEAIQLDYRLEKTPGQGAGWRIYNLNVLGVWLVETYRSQFASEINAKGLDGLIAALTERNKANGKKA, encoded by the coding sequence ATGTTGGCTGCCACTGTTGTGATCGCTGCTGCCTTGCCCGGCACGGCGGTGTTTGCGCAAGACGAGGCGCCAGACGCCCTGATCAAACGCCTGTCGACCGAGGTGTTGGACACCATCAAGAACGACAAGGCCATCCGCGCCGGTGACATGGCCAAGGTCGTCGCTTTGGTGGATGCGCGCATCATGCCCAACGTCAACTTCCAGCGCATGACGGCGTCTGCCGTTGGCCCGGCCTGGCGCCAAGCCACTCCGGAGCAGCAAAAACGCCTGCAAGAAGAGTTCAAGACCCTGCTGGTGCGCACCTATGCGGGAGCCTTGGCACAGGTGTCGGACCAGGTCATCTCCATGAAGCCCCTACGGATGGCCGCTGAAGACAAGGAAGTGCTGGTTCGCTCGGAAATCAAGGGCGGCGGTGAGGCGATCCAGCTGGACTACCGCCTGGAAAAGACCCCCGGACAGGGCGCGGGCTGGCGTATTTACAACCTGAACGTCCTGGGCGTCTGGCTGGTTGAAACCTACCGCAGCCAGTTCGCCAGCGAAATCAACGCCAAGGGTCTGGATGGTTTAATCGCCGCACTGACCGAACGCAACAAAGCCAACGGCAAAAAGGCCTGA
- a CDS encoding HAD-IA family hydrolase, whose amino-acid sequence MPTLLVIFDLDGTLVDSETLCNQAFLDLIPALTDPVDVLVNRYRGKKLANILRDIESRIDAPLAENFEQLYRHRVAEQFRTDLKPIHGVPEMLGALRHPFCIASSGPPAKIAHALAVTNLAPHFGKRIFSSYEVGSWKPEPGLFLHAAAAMGFAPEHCVVVEDSPVGLEAAAAAGMRALHYTPQGTSGVTGNTFSSMSALPALLRGMAASAQAITGRDTPSTTRSP is encoded by the coding sequence ATGCCCACTTTGCTCGTTATTTTTGACCTGGACGGCACTCTGGTCGACAGTGAAACACTGTGCAACCAGGCCTTTTTGGATCTGATACCCGCCCTCACCGACCCGGTTGACGTCTTGGTGAACCGTTACCGCGGCAAAAAGCTGGCAAACATACTGCGCGATATAGAAAGCCGTATCGACGCGCCCTTGGCTGAAAACTTTGAACAGTTGTACCGCCACCGCGTCGCCGAACAGTTCAGAACGGATTTGAAGCCTATTCACGGCGTACCTGAGATGCTGGGGGCCCTGCGACATCCGTTTTGTATTGCATCCAGCGGCCCGCCCGCAAAAATTGCCCACGCGCTGGCGGTCACCAACCTGGCGCCGCATTTTGGGAAACGGATTTTCAGTTCTTACGAGGTAGGCTCGTGGAAGCCAGAACCCGGCCTGTTTCTGCATGCGGCGGCGGCCATGGGGTTTGCACCGGAGCATTGTGTGGTTGTAGAGGACAGCCCGGTTGGGCTGGAAGCCGCGGCGGCGGCTGGCATGCGCGCCTTGCACTACACACCGCAGGGGACGTCCGGAGTGACTGGCAACACGTTCTCCAGCATGTCCGCACTGCCCGCTCTATTACGGGGCATGGCCGCCAGCGCTCAGGCGATCACTGGCAGGGATACACCGTCGACAACGCGTTCACCATGA
- a CDS encoding ABC transporter permease, protein MTGWRTLLYKEVLRFWKVGFQTVAAPVLTALLYLLIFGHVLEDHVKVYDSVRYTAFLVPGLVMMSVLQNAFANSSSSLIQSKIMGNLVFLLLTPLSHGSWFVAYVGSSIVRGLVVGAGVLLAAVWFAPLGFAAPLWIIVFAVLGAALMGALGLIAGLWAEKFDQLAAFQNFIIMPMTFLSGVFYSIQSLPPIWQNASHLNPFFYMIDGFRYGFFGVSDASPWLSLGIVGGALAVVSGLALHLLRTGYKIRS, encoded by the coding sequence ATGACCGGCTGGCGCACCCTGCTGTACAAGGAAGTGCTGCGTTTCTGGAAGGTGGGTTTTCAGACCGTGGCTGCACCCGTGTTGACCGCGCTGCTGTACCTGTTGATCTTTGGCCATGTGCTGGAAGACCATGTCAAGGTGTACGACAGCGTCCGTTACACCGCTTTCCTGGTGCCCGGTCTCGTGATGATGAGTGTGCTGCAAAACGCGTTTGCCAACAGCTCGTCGTCGCTGATCCAGAGCAAGATCATGGGCAACCTGGTGTTCCTGTTGCTGACGCCCTTGTCACACGGGAGCTGGTTTGTGGCCTATGTTGGCTCCAGCATCGTGCGCGGCTTGGTTGTGGGCGCAGGTGTGCTGTTGGCTGCCGTCTGGTTTGCACCGCTGGGCTTTGCGGCCCCTCTGTGGATCATCGTATTCGCCGTGCTGGGCGCGGCACTGATGGGAGCGTTGGGTCTGATCGCCGGCCTGTGGGCCGAAAAGTTCGACCAGTTGGCCGCGTTCCAGAATTTCATCATCATGCCCATGACCTTTTTGAGCGGCGTGTTTTATTCCATCCAGTCGCTGCCCCCCATCTGGCAAAACGCCAGCCACCTGAACCCCTTTTTCTACATGATCGACGGCTTTCGTTACGGCTTCTTTGGCGTCAGCGACGCATCGCCCTGGCTGAGCCTGGGCATCGTGGGGGGTGCCCTGGCCGTGGTCAGTGGGCTGGCCTTGCACTTGCTGCGCACAGGCTACAAGATCCGCAGCTAA
- the mlaE gene encoding lipid asymmetry maintenance ABC transporter permease subunit MlaE, which produces MSWYKPADVGFATRSKLADMGYAARLFFKLLVSVVPTFRRFGLVRDQIHFLGNYSMAIIAVSGLFVGFVFGLQGYYTLQRYGSSEALGLLVTLSLVRELGPVVTALLFAGRAGTSLTAEIGLMKAGEQISVMEMMAVDPIQRVLAPRFWAGVIAMPLLAAVFSAMGVIGGWAVGVVMIGVDAGSFWSQIQGGVDVWKDVGNGVIKSFVFGLTVTFIAVFQGFEAQATPEGVASATTRTVVTASLAVLGLDFILTAMMFTI; this is translated from the coding sequence ATGAGTTGGTACAAACCCGCCGACGTAGGCTTTGCCACCCGCAGCAAGCTCGCGGACATGGGGTATGCCGCACGGCTGTTCTTCAAGCTACTGGTGTCGGTGGTGCCGACCTTTAGACGCTTCGGCCTGGTCCGCGACCAGATCCATTTTCTCGGCAACTATTCGATGGCCATCATCGCGGTGTCCGGCCTGTTTGTGGGTTTTGTGTTTGGCCTGCAGGGTTATTACACATTGCAGCGTTATGGCTCGTCCGAGGCCTTGGGCCTTCTGGTTACGCTCAGCTTGGTGCGTGAACTAGGCCCTGTGGTGACGGCCTTGTTGTTTGCGGGCCGGGCCGGCACGTCACTCACCGCCGAGATTGGTTTGATGAAGGCGGGTGAACAAATCAGTGTCATGGAAATGATGGCGGTGGACCCCATCCAGCGGGTGCTGGCGCCACGGTTCTGGGCCGGCGTCATCGCCATGCCCTTGTTGGCCGCTGTGTTCAGCGCCATGGGTGTCATTGGCGGCTGGGCCGTCGGTGTGGTGATGATTGGTGTGGACGCGGGTTCGTTCTGGAGCCAGATTCAGGGCGGTGTTGATGTCTGGAAAGACGTGGGTAACGGCGTCATCAAGAGTTTTGTGTTTGGTTTGACGGTGACCTTTATCGCCGTGTTCCAGGGTTTTGAGGCGCAGGCGACTCCCGAAGGTGTGGCCAGCGCGACAACGCGCACGGTGGTGACCGCATCACTGGCGGTATTGGGTCTGGATTTCATCCTGACCGCAATGATGTTTACGATTTAG
- a CDS encoding ABC transporter ATP-binding protein: MAANPTTPLVELRNLSFGYGERVILNDVSLTVPRGKVTALMGASGGGKTTILRLIGGQNRAQKGQMLFDGQDVTRMGTAELYAARRRMGMLYQFGALFADLSVYDNVAFPLREHTDLSEDMVHDIVLMKLNAVGLRNARSLMPSALSGGMARRVALARAIALDPELVMYDEPLTGIDPISVGTSARLIRQLNDSMGLTSIFVSHELEQTFTIADHVIILANGKVASQGTPQDVLRSTDPLVYQYVNALSEGPVRFHYPALSVEDDFGPNAGSAQLQQKQVGVKR; encoded by the coding sequence ATGGCCGCCAACCCAACCACCCCGCTCGTCGAGCTGCGCAACCTGAGCTTTGGCTACGGGGAGCGTGTCATATTGAATGACGTGTCGCTGACTGTGCCGCGTGGCAAGGTTACGGCGTTGATGGGTGCGTCCGGCGGCGGCAAGACCACCATCTTGCGGCTGATTGGTGGCCAGAACCGGGCGCAAAAAGGGCAGATGCTGTTTGACGGCCAGGACGTCACCCGCATGGGGACGGCAGAACTGTACGCCGCACGTCGCCGCATGGGCATGTTGTACCAGTTTGGTGCGCTGTTTGCCGACCTGAGTGTTTATGACAACGTGGCCTTTCCCCTGCGTGAGCACACCGATTTGTCCGAGGACATGGTCCACGACATCGTGCTGATGAAGCTCAATGCCGTCGGTTTGCGCAATGCGCGCAGCCTCATGCCCTCGGCCCTGTCGGGTGGCATGGCCCGTCGGGTGGCGTTGGCACGCGCCATTGCGTTGGACCCCGAGTTGGTCATGTACGACGAACCACTGACCGGCATTGACCCCATTTCGGTGGGCACCTCGGCACGCTTGATACGGCAGTTGAACGATTCCATGGGGCTGACCAGCATCTTTGTGTCGCACGAGCTGGAGCAGACCTTCACCATTGCCGACCACGTCATCATCCTGGCCAACGGCAAGGTGGCCTCGCAGGGCACGCCGCAAGACGTGTTGCGCAGTACCGATCCGCTGGTCTACCAGTATGTCAATGCATTGTCGGAAGGCCCTGTGCGTTTCCACTACCCGGCGCTCAGTGTGGAAGACGACTTTGGTCCGAATGCGGGCAGCGCGCAATTACAACAAAAACAGGTCGGAGTGAAGCGATGA
- the murA gene encoding UDP-N-acetylglucosamine 1-carboxyvinyltransferase, whose product MDKLLIRGGRSLHGEVLISGAKNAALPELCATLLTAEPVTLRNVPRLQDVSTMLTLIRNMGVQVDQQVDGSVRIDASTLTSPEAPYELVKTMRASVLALGPLLARFGEATVSLPGGCAIGSRPVDQHLKGLAAMGAEIVVEHGYMIAKLPKGRTRLHGARITTDMVTVTGTENFLMAAALAEGETILENAAQEPEIPDLAEMLISMGAKIEGHGSSRIRIQGVEVLHGCTHQVVADRIETGTFLCAVAAAGGDVVLKHGRIDHLDAVVEKLQEAGATVTAVDGGIRVQSQGRLKAQSFRTTEFPGFPTDMQAQFMALNAISHGSSMVTETIFENRFMHVNELVRLGANIHIDGKVAVVEGVEKLSGATVMATDLRASASLVIAGLVADGETVVDRIYHLDRGYDQMEAKLRGIGADIERFK is encoded by the coding sequence ATGGATAAGCTGCTGATCCGTGGTGGTCGATCCTTGCACGGCGAGGTGCTGATTTCCGGCGCCAAAAACGCTGCCTTGCCCGAGTTGTGCGCCACGCTGCTGACGGCCGAACCCGTCACCCTGCGCAACGTGCCGCGTCTGCAAGACGTATCCACCATGCTCACGCTGATCCGCAACATGGGTGTGCAGGTGGACCAGCAGGTCGATGGTTCGGTGCGTATCGACGCCAGCACCCTGACTTCGCCCGAAGCGCCGTATGAGCTGGTCAAGACCATGCGTGCGTCGGTACTGGCACTGGGCCCGCTGCTGGCACGTTTTGGTGAGGCCACGGTGTCCCTGCCGGGCGGTTGCGCCATCGGCTCGCGCCCGGTGGACCAGCACCTCAAGGGCCTTGCCGCCATGGGGGCCGAGATCGTGGTGGAACACGGCTACATGATCGCCAAGTTGCCCAAGGGCCGCACACGGCTGCACGGCGCCCGCATCACCACTGACATGGTTACCGTCACCGGTACTGAGAATTTTTTGATGGCCGCCGCGCTGGCCGAAGGCGAGACCATTCTGGAAAACGCGGCCCAAGAGCCCGAGATTCCCGACCTGGCCGAAATGCTGATCAGCATGGGTGCCAAGATCGAAGGCCATGGTAGCAGCCGCATCCGCATCCAGGGCGTTGAGGTCCTGCATGGCTGTACCCACCAGGTCGTAGCTGACCGTATCGAGACGGGCACCTTTTTGTGTGCCGTGGCCGCAGCCGGTGGTGACGTGGTGCTCAAGCATGGGCGTATTGACCATCTGGACGCGGTTGTAGAGAAACTGCAGGAAGCCGGCGCCACAGTCACGGCGGTGGATGGCGGCATCCGGGTCCAATCCCAAGGCCGCCTGAAAGCGCAGAGCTTTCGCACGACCGAGTTCCCCGGTTTTCCCACTGACATGCAGGCCCAGTTCATGGCGCTCAACGCTATTTCGCACGGCAGCAGCATGGTGACCGAGACGATTTTCGAGAACCGTTTTATGCACGTCAACGAGTTGGTGCGCTTGGGGGCCAACATCCATATCGATGGCAAGGTCGCCGTTGTAGAGGGTGTGGAAAAATTGTCGGGCGCCACCGTGATGGCCACGGACCTGCGTGCCTCTGCCAGCCTGGTGATTGCCGGTCTGGTGGCCGATGGCGAGACCGTGGTCGACCGCATCTACCACCTGGACCGCGGTTACGACCAGATGGAAGCCAAACTGCGCGGCATTGGTGCCGACATCGAAAGATTCAAATGA
- a CDS encoding CopG family transcriptional regulator, translated as MKNVTITVEDATLEWVRIEAAKRNTSVSRLVGEMLTDKMQHDDAYARAQREWVADTSSFSSGGKPYPQREALNG; from the coding sequence ATGAAGAACGTCACTATCACCGTCGAAGACGCCACGCTGGAGTGGGTGCGTATTGAGGCGGCCAAGCGCAATACCAGCGTGTCGCGCCTGGTGGGCGAGATGTTGACGGACAAGATGCAGCACGACGACGCCTACGCCCGCGCCCAACGCGAGTGGGTAGCAGACACCTCATCGTTCAGCTCGGGTGGCAAGCCGTATCCGCAGCGGGAGGCCCTGAATGGCTAG
- a CDS encoding ABC transporter ATP-binding protein, translating to MSAISFQSVSKSYVSPRGPAGTTFLALDRVQLDIEEGEFFGLLGPNGAGKTTMISILAGLTRATSGRVTVLGSDVQTDYAQARRKLGIVPQELVFDPFFNVREALRFQSGYFGITKNEAWIDELLESLGLTDKAGANMRQLSGGMKRRMLVAQALVHKPPVIVLDEPTAGVDVELRQTLWHFVSKLNKQGHTVLLTTHYLEEAEALCGRIAMLKTGRIVALDHTSALLKAASGNVLRFKTSGVLPPALAARARVTGTVVQLPTHNALEIEQYLAAVRESGLVVEDVEMRKADLEDVFIDIMNSHSPNQVDERFSAGPPQAETTPPGGSAVRAATSVGATSP from the coding sequence ATGTCTGCCATTTCCTTCCAATCTGTTTCCAAAAGTTATGTGTCGCCACGTGGACCTGCGGGCACCACGTTCCTGGCACTCGACCGTGTGCAACTGGACATTGAAGAAGGCGAATTCTTTGGATTGTTGGGCCCCAATGGGGCAGGTAAGACCACGATGATCAGCATCCTGGCCGGTCTGACCCGCGCCACCAGCGGCCGCGTCACCGTGTTGGGTAGCGATGTGCAAACCGACTACGCACAGGCCCGCCGCAAACTGGGCATCGTGCCGCAAGAGTTGGTGTTTGACCCCTTTTTTAATGTGCGCGAAGCCCTGCGTTTCCAGTCCGGTTACTTCGGCATCACCAAGAATGAGGCCTGGATTGACGAGCTGCTGGAAAGCCTGGGCCTGACCGACAAGGCCGGCGCCAATATGCGCCAGCTCTCCGGTGGCATGAAACGCCGCATGCTGGTGGCGCAGGCCCTGGTGCACAAGCCACCCGTCATCGTGCTGGATGAGCCCACGGCAGGTGTCGATGTTGAGCTGCGCCAGACCCTGTGGCATTTTGTGTCCAAGCTCAACAAGCAAGGCCATACGGTTCTGCTGACCACCCATTACCTGGAAGAGGCCGAGGCCCTGTGCGGGCGTATCGCCATGCTCAAAACGGGCCGTATTGTGGCGCTGGACCACACCAGTGCATTGCTGAAGGCAGCCTCGGGCAATGTCCTGCGTTTCAAGACTTCGGGTGTATTGCCGCCCGCTTTGGCCGCCCGCGCCCGTGTGACCGGAACGGTCGTGCAATTGCCGACCCACAATGCGCTGGAAATTGAACAGTACCTCGCCGCCGTGCGCGAGTCGGGCCTGGTGGTCGAAGACGTAGAAATGCGCAAGGCCGATCTGGAAGATGTGTTCATTGACATCATGAACAGCCACTCGCCAAACCAGGTGGATGAGCGTTTCAGCGCCGGGCCGCCCCAAGCTGAAACAACCCCCCCGGGGGGCAGCGCAGTACGCGCAGCAACAAGCGTGGGGGCAACATCTCCATGA
- a CDS encoding lipid asymmetry maintenance protein MlaB — MLRLPAELTHGQAKDCLAQLIAGLDAEAVSPVVVDATALGRFDSSALAVLLELRRTCQRAGKALVVQGLPKHLGDLATLYGIEGLLPST, encoded by the coding sequence GTGTTGCGTTTGCCCGCTGAATTGACCCACGGTCAGGCCAAAGACTGCTTGGCGCAGCTCATCGCCGGCTTGGACGCAGAAGCGGTGTCACCGGTTGTAGTGGATGCCACGGCACTGGGGCGTTTTGACTCGTCGGCGTTGGCGGTTTTGCTCGAATTGCGCCGTACCTGCCAGCGCGCCGGCAAGGCCCTGGTGGTGCAGGGGCTGCCCAAGCACCTGGGCGACCTGGCCACCCTGTATGGCATCGAAGGGCTGTTGCCCTCTACCTGA
- the hisG gene encoding ATP phosphoribosyltransferase, which produces MITLALSKGRIFEDTLPLLKAAGIEVLDDPEKSRKLILATNLPDVRVLVVRATDVPTYVQYGGADMGITGKDTLLEHGSQGLYQPLDLQIAKCRISVAARADFDYASAVRQGARLKVATKYVAIAREFFATKGVHVDLIKLYGSMEIAPLVGMADAIVDLVSTGNTLKANHLVEVEQIMEISSRLVVNQAALKLKREPIRKIIDAFASALAVSA; this is translated from the coding sequence ATGATCACACTCGCGCTCTCCAAAGGCCGTATCTTCGAGGACACCTTGCCCTTGCTCAAGGCAGCAGGTATCGAAGTGCTGGACGACCCCGAAAAATCCCGCAAGCTGATCCTGGCGACCAACCTGCCGGATGTGCGTGTGCTGGTGGTACGTGCTACCGATGTGCCTACTTATGTCCAATACGGCGGTGCCGACATGGGCATTACCGGCAAGGACACGCTGCTGGAGCACGGCAGCCAGGGCCTATACCAACCGCTGGACCTGCAGATCGCCAAGTGCCGTATCAGTGTCGCGGCCCGCGCGGACTTTGACTACGCCAGCGCGGTGCGCCAGGGTGCGCGCCTGAAGGTGGCTACCAAATACGTGGCCATTGCCCGCGAATTTTTTGCGACCAAAGGTGTGCATGTGGACCTGATCAAGCTCTACGGCAGTATGGAAATTGCGCCTCTGGTTGGCATGGCCGATGCCATTGTGGACCTGGTGTCCACCGGCAACACGCTCAAGGCCAACCACCTGGTCGAGGTGGAACAGATCATGGAGATCAGCTCCCGCCTGGTCGTCAACCAGGCCGCGCTCAAGCTCAAGCGTGAGCCGATCCGCAAAATTATTGATGCCTTTGCCAGCGCATTGGCTGTGTCCGCCTGA
- a CDS encoding VacJ family lipoprotein has product MRAGRWGVLVVLAMLQACAAVPHKDPRDPMESWNRGVFSFNDSVDRAVVKPVATAYQKILPHWVRTGIGNFFTNLDDVWSLVNNALQLRGRDTADSFGRVMVNTTMGLGGILDVAGEMGMERHPANFGLTLGRWGVGPGPFVVLPLLGSSTLRDTLALPVDRQGNLLNEVQDAPTRDALTILNVVDTRANYLRAGDVVDGAALDKYSFTRDAYLQRRRNQVYDGNPPDEDTTSAYAPPVPAAPATPASGTR; this is encoded by the coding sequence ATGCGCGCCGGTCGCTGGGGAGTGCTGGTGGTATTGGCCATGCTGCAGGCCTGTGCCGCAGTGCCCCATAAAGATCCCCGCGACCCCATGGAGTCGTGGAACCGCGGGGTGTTCAGCTTCAACGATTCGGTGGACCGCGCCGTGGTCAAACCGGTTGCCACGGCTTACCAGAAGATCCTGCCCCACTGGGTGCGCACCGGCATAGGCAATTTTTTCACCAACCTGGACGATGTCTGGTCCTTGGTCAACAACGCCCTGCAACTGCGCGGGAGGGATACGGCAGACAGCTTTGGCCGTGTGATGGTGAACACCACCATGGGTCTGGGTGGCATTCTGGATGTTGCCGGCGAAATGGGTATGGAGCGCCATCCTGCCAACTTTGGCCTGACGCTGGGGCGTTGGGGTGTTGGTCCTGGCCCGTTTGTCGTTTTGCCGCTGTTGGGCTCGTCGACCCTGCGCGATACCTTGGCCCTGCCCGTGGACCGGCAAGGCAATCTCCTCAATGAGGTGCAGGATGCGCCCACGCGTGATGCGCTGACCATTTTGAACGTGGTTGATACCCGTGCTAACTACCTGCGTGCCGGTGATGTGGTGGACGGCGCGGCGCTGGACAAATACAGCTTCACGCGGGATGCCTATTTGCAAAGGCGTCGCAACCAGGTGTATGACGGCAATCCACCCGATGAAGACACCACTTCAGCGTATGCGCCGCCCGTTCCCGCTGCGCCCGCAACACCAGCCTCTGGCACCCGCTAG
- a CDS encoding BolA family protein, which yields MTAEEIQNLIANSFACEVCQVEGDGRHWYATVVSPAFEGKRLIARHQQVYAAMGTRLKTDEVHALSMKTFTPAEWAAQNNG from the coding sequence ATGACCGCCGAAGAAATCCAAAACCTGATCGCCAATAGTTTTGCCTGCGAAGTCTGCCAGGTGGAGGGTGATGGTCGCCACTGGTACGCCACGGTCGTGTCGCCTGCCTTTGAAGGCAAGCGCCTGATCGCACGCCACCAGCAGGTGTATGCGGCCATGGGCACACGGCTCAAGACCGATGAAGTGCACGCGTTGTCGATGAAGACTTTCACACCCGCCGAGTGGGCCGCACAAAACAATGGATAA
- the hisD gene encoding histidinol dehydrogenase has translation MTLIAKPLRLSTVDNQFEAAFQARLHWAADTDAAIEQRVADILADVQKRGDAAVLEYTARFDGLSAPNMAALELTQADFKAAFDAIPVAQREALQFAAARVRMYHEAQKKASGESWSYRDEYGTLLGQKVTPLDRVGIYVPGGKAAYPSSLLMNAIPAHVAGVQEIIMVVPTPVRGSVATGGTGEQAASSQGERNVLVLAAAYVAGVTRAFTIGGAQAVAALAYGTTTVPKVDKITGPGNAYVASAKKRVFGTVGIDMIAGPSEILVLADGTTPPDWVAMDLFSQAEHDELAQSILLCPDAAYIDAVQAAIDRLLPEMPRAEIIAKSLNDRGALIHTCSMEEACAISNRIAPEHLEVSSQDPHRWEPLLVHAGAIFLGAFTSESLGDYCAGPNHVLPTSGTARFSSPLGVYDFQKRSSLIEVSEAGAQVLGPIAAELAYGEGLQGHARAAEMRLK, from the coding sequence ATGACCTTGATCGCCAAGCCCCTGCGTTTATCGACCGTTGACAACCAATTTGAGGCGGCCTTCCAGGCGCGCCTGCATTGGGCGGCTGATACGGATGCGGCTATCGAGCAGCGTGTGGCCGACATCCTGGCCGATGTGCAAAAGCGCGGCGATGCGGCCGTGCTGGAGTACACCGCCCGCTTCGACGGGCTCTCTGCGCCCAACATGGCGGCGCTGGAGCTGACCCAGGCTGACTTCAAGGCCGCGTTCGACGCCATCCCTGTCGCGCAGCGTGAGGCCCTACAGTTCGCCGCCGCGCGGGTGCGCATGTACCACGAGGCACAGAAAAAGGCGTCGGGAGAAAGCTGGAGCTACCGCGACGAATACGGCACGCTGCTGGGCCAAAAGGTCACGCCGCTGGACCGCGTGGGCATCTACGTGCCTGGCGGCAAGGCAGCGTACCCGTCGAGCCTGCTCATGAACGCCATACCTGCCCATGTAGCGGGTGTGCAGGAAATCATCATGGTTGTGCCTACGCCGGTGCGCGGAAGCGTGGCCACTGGTGGCACGGGCGAGCAAGCCGCGTCGAGCCAGGGCGAGCGCAACGTACTGGTGTTGGCGGCTGCCTACGTGGCGGGCGTTACACGCGCCTTCACCATAGGCGGTGCTCAGGCCGTGGCGGCACTGGCCTACGGTACCACCACCGTGCCGAAAGTCGACAAGATCACGGGCCCCGGCAACGCCTATGTGGCCAGCGCCAAGAAGCGCGTGTTCGGCACCGTGGGCATCGACATGATTGCCGGCCCGTCCGAGATTCTGGTCTTGGCCGATGGCACCACGCCGCCGGACTGGGTGGCCATGGACCTGTTCAGCCAGGCCGAGCATGACGAGTTGGCGCAAAGCATTCTGCTGTGCCCCGATGCTGCCTACATTGACGCCGTGCAAGCCGCCATCGACCGGCTGCTGCCTGAAATGCCGCGCGCCGAAATCATCGCCAAGTCGCTGAACGACCGCGGTGCGCTGATCCACACCTGCAGCATGGAAGAGGCCTGTGCCATCAGCAACCGCATCGCGCCCGAGCACTTGGAAGTGTCCAGCCAAGACCCGCACCGCTGGGAGCCGCTGCTGGTGCACGCTGGCGCCATCTTTCTGGGTGCATTCACATCCGAGAGCCTGGGTGACTACTGCGCTGGCCCCAACCACGTGTTGCCTACCAGTGGCACGGCGCGTTTCTCCAGCCCGCTGGGTGTCTACGACTTCCAGAAACGCTCCAGCCTGATCGAGGTCAGCGAAGCCGGCGCCCAGGTGCTGGGGCCTATCGCCGCCGAACTGGCCTATGGCGAAGGCCTGCAGGGCCATGCCCGCGCGGCCGAGATGCGGCTGAAGTAG